AcagagaaccggtaattaggactccAATCAGTAAACAGAGACAGCTTAAcagagaaccggtaattaggactccAATCGGTAAACAGAgacagagttgcattcatgcaaccggtacaagcgattcatgaagagttggatgatgtggttttaaagcaatgatggagacaggtatttggagctatgttcatgactgcattggcatattcaactggacaagcgagatttgatgtacagagaagGCATTCCGATgaacacttaactggtagtgataaagtcacttaaatcggtaaaatgacacaaattttgttttatttttagtttgttatgttggtggccgacataagttcggcatgcaatgttagtttgtctagattcattgaacctaggaaattgttccaagcttgtaaccgactaagttgatgtttataaaaagtgtgatgagttatgagatagatatgcgtatgttgatgagattgaaggtgaatattgagattctgattgtgcagtgattagtgaagctttgtattgatgtgttgttgaggttttgaggatctgaagcggatcttatcagacacagaggtgttatatgaagatcatttgagcTATTGTTATCTTAATAGTTACAGCAGTAGAATcctttaaccaggtaggtcctgacaggccttaatttgtaaatcccctaacagggtaactcTATATCATattcttaaatcctcttgcgaggttgatcctaacaagtcaaagctcctaacagggttcatcatttaaatcccttaaccaggtgactcctaaccgggtcttctcctaacagggcatatttgtaaaaccttaaccggtcaagatttatattctgcagatagtgaatcttgtgggtattaactcccaccatggtttttcccttttgggtttccacatataaatctcgtgttatgtggaatttgttttattgggcattagcttatgtggtgatattcctcttatgcttgttaagttttaagttgtttaagttggtgatcaaattcatattgtttttgcttacactgattcacccctcccccctctcgatgccttataagtttatcaatttaaGTTTGATACTTTGACAAGAATAAAGGAAAGACAGAGTTGGAAGAAGAGGCATGCTAGGAAGGTTAACTCTAACACTCTCACAACTTGTAGACTTAAAACACTTTGGAACTTTAGCAAATTCCAAACTTGATAGGCATGCAAGGGAAAAGGAGGAAGACCACATGAGCAAAATTGGAACTTTAGGGCAATGTCGGGAATAAGAAATAGGCCTTAATCGACAAacacaaattaattgaaaatgggaCATTACATCTTACAAAATAGTTTCAACAAGTTAAGGACAAGCATACCACTATAATTGTTGCCTTGGAAAATGACATGAAAATCATCAAAGACAACCTCAATAAAGCCACTAAATTTGGTAAATGCACAATAAAAAATAGGATCTCGAAATTTTGAGTGATAAATTGGGTAATTTGAAAAAGAACTTTGAGATCCCTACTACTCATATGAATGGTAAGGGGAATAAAATGGATCCAAGTTTAAGAACAATAAGCAATGAGAAGAAACCCTGCATGAAGGAGAAGGAGCTACATGAGTTTTTAGACCTACTCGAGGGCTATTATAAAAAAGAACTCTGGCTATACTTTAATGTCCCATTTAACGTTAGGTTAACATTATGCAATAATGCACGGTTAAGCAACCAAGGTGGGGTTAGGCCGCAAATTAGGCCGCAACATGGTTGGGCTTTGCAAACAAACCTCTAGTGACACTTTAGGGTAAATGTCCATTCAATGTTTCCTAGATTTGGCGCTGGATAATGCAAGGTGATGCACTAATTTTGCAACCAACTCCAACCTTGCAATCAATATTTTAGGTGCAGAAATTGAAAATCGCAGAAGAAATTAATCCACATGCTATGCAGGTATTTGTGTTCAATGCTTTTGGCATTCCAACTCACATGGCCATATGATCTTACTGAATAGCTGCTTTCTTTCTGCCCGAATTGTTCGCTGTTGTCTTGAGGCTCATCCAATTGGCACACTTCTTTGCCCCTTGATATGATCAAACTGTACAGTCTTTAGACCTCTTGGTGATAATAATATCATCCTTGTAATTACAGCAAATAGCTGTTATTCAACTTCCATGAAACAGGAAATACAGATCATCTATCTGCAATCTGAAGAATCTCCATGCAATATCTGGTTATGTTGAATTTCACCTTTAGTTTTCTTTGTAAACTTGAAATCTCAGCAAATTCCCGACCAGAATTCTTCAACGCTCCAAAAGTATCCGTCAATTCTTGGAAAGCTCTCTGCTTTTGTGAAAAGCCTTTCATCAACTAATATTAAATAAACTCGATCCCGTGTCTCTGCTTAAAACATTTGGATCTTGGTTAACATGCATCTTCATTTCTGGTGTAAGCACACACATGAGAAAACTGAACAGATTCTGATTTGTTATCTAAAGATTCTGGATAAAAAATTGGTTCATATATCTTATTAGGTCAATCATAAATTCAACATTGTTCCCACCAGAGTGACATGCTAGACTTAATCGGTAAACAAAACTTGGCTACAACAAAACATTTAGGATTTTAATTCGTTATCTAAAGATTCTGGATAAAGAATTTGCTCATCTATCTTCTTAGATCAATCATAAATTCAACATTGTTCTCACTATCCTCACATATAAGACTTACATCACTAAACAAAATTTTGGCTACACCAAAACATGTAATCTTAATTAAAAACGAAATTACAACACTTCAGCTTCCAAAACGCAAAAAGAACTCTCCCAAAGAAACATTTGGCGTCCAGATCGGCGATGAGTGGAAAAAACCCTCCGAGCAATAGGAATCCCAAGGAAAAATAATGGCACTATTAAGTGTCCAAGCCAATAATCGAAAAGCAGAAACACTTTTCTTTGTCAGATTCAACAAATATGGCAACTGGGTGTGcagattatatatataaataatgctAATCACACAGCCATGAATGACTGAAAAGAGAAACTATGGTGAAAAACTCTCTTATGGAGCGGACTGGATTCcttaaaatttatttgatcagtctTGAAAGTCTCATAAATGCAGAAGAAAATTCTTAAACCCAATAGCTATTTTAGTTTTCCTTCATACATATAAAGCTGCAAGAAATGAAGGATAAAGTAAAATCGGTGGGGAATTTATGGCCTTCCCTTGTAATCCgtgattattttaataaaattgttTTAACTATTACATTATGATGTGGCCAACATTCATGAGTACACCGTTATTTAGTCCATTATATCTTACAGTAAACGTCAATCCCAAGGTATTTAGTAGTGCCATACAGAGTAGAGTTGCCTTCATTTGTGAAGGAAAATTCAGACTGCATTAGTCTCCAAGTTATTTGCCCGTGTAAGAAAAGATAAACGTTTGCTTTAAAAAGGACAATGCCTCCACAAAACTGCATTTCTTGTTCTAAAAATAAACAGCCTGCATAAAAGCCTGTGAGCAAAAGAAACCTTCTAGTAATCTGGATCCCTTTGCGCTGATCCAAACATATATTTTGTGCAATTTGTGCACCTGATGTCATAGTTTATAGTAGTACAGTGCATAATCTTTATTTGTGATATCAAATTGAGAGTAAAAGAGTGTCTTGCTACACACTCATTCTAAGAGAAGAGTCTATGGAAATACCCTGTTGATTGTAGCAAGGGCTTGTGCATTGTGCGAGCACAAGATGATCTCATTGAAAACCAATGTTCTCATTAGGGCAAACAATAAAGAACTCCTGTATACTACAACCATATACTGATCATCCCACAAAACATGTTCATGAGTGAGAATAGAGGAGCAGAGTAATGTTTTTCTCCTTATCTCATGTACAATTACCAGTAATCCTTACAAGAACAAACTCCATCCTTAAAATGATGGAAGCGGTAAGCATCCCTTACAACAATTTCTCGTCCCTCAATTTTTGAGATTAACTTAGAGGCAGTGTGGCAATCACTGCAAACACGGAGGTTCTTAAATACTAAAACAGGGGAATCGTGGGCTATGCTGATAAGCCCAAAAGCAATAGCCAACTTCTCACTATGGTGACATACAAGGTGCTCCTTCTGGTGCTCCTCCACGTCATGGAGTGCAGAACTTGTATCAGGTACATAACCTATCTCTTTCATTTCCTTAATCAATGAGTCCAACTTACCATATATCTCCTCTGTTTGTGGGTGTGAGCGATCGCTTGCAACAAATGTGTGCACCTTGTTCTTTACCTCTATCCAGCTGCGTCCAACCTTCTTTTTAATCCCCATTTTATTCATCACTTTTCTTATATTGGCTGCCTCGTCCCAATTGCCAATAGAAGAATTCATGTTAGCTAACAAGATATAGGTTGCATCATCTTCTGGTTCCAACTTAAGAATACATTCTGCAGCGCGTTTCCCAAGCTCCATATTGCCATGGACCCTACAAGCACCAAGTAAGGTTCGCCATACCAAAGCGTTGGGTTCAAAAGGCATCTGATTAATTAAGTCTTCTGCCTCTTCTAGGCATCCAGCACGACCAAGGATATCTACCATGCAGGCATAGTGATCTACAGTGGGTTCAATGCCATAAGTACCATTCATAGAATTGAAGTATTCCCAACCTTCATCAACTAAGCCCATGTGGCTACATGCTGAAAGAACACCTACAAAAGTTATATGGTTAGGTTTCACGCCAGCGACCTGCATTTTTTCAAATAGTTCAAGAGCTTCCCTTCCTAGACCATGCTGTGCGTATCCTACAATCAATGTTGTCCAGGCAACCACATCTCTCTCCGGCATTCTGTTGAATATTTTTTGTGCATCATCAATGGTTCCAGATCTGGAATACATGTTCACTAGGCTGATCTCACCATATGGATTCGATACCCTCTTGATAAAATTAGCATGGACCTGTTTCCCCTGTTCTAGAGCTGCTAGTTTGGCACATGCGTCAAAAAGACTGGAGAAAACAAATTGGTTTGGTTTCATTCCTGCACGCTGCATTTGTTTAAAGATATTGAGAGCTTCTTCCCCATCGCCCTTGTCCACGTACCCTGCCATCATTGCACACCATGATACTACATTTCTTTCAGACATTCTGTCAAACACTTGTCGTGCATCCTCTATACGATTGCATTTCGCATACATATCAACAAGAGGAGTTGCAGAACTAACATCCGATTGGAATCCATACTTAACGATATATCCATGCATTTGTTTTCCGAGATGCAGATCCAACGTGCTGCCACATGCCCGAAGAACACTCGAGAAAACGAATTGATCCAGCTCCATACCCGTGCCTAGCATTTCACAAAACAATCTGAGTGCTTCACTTTCATTCTTATTCTGAATGTAcccaacaatcattgcagtccatgtcATAACAGTTTTCTCAGGCAATCTGTCAAACACTGTGCGTGCAAGCTCACTAAGCCCACATTTCATAAACATATTAACAACAGCACACCCTGTTGATGCTTGTACACTATCTCCACTCTTGATAACGTACGCATAAACCTGCTTGCCCGTTTCCAACATCGAAATATTCGAACACGCACGAAAAACACTGGCTAATATAATCTTGTTTGGAAAAAAATTTGCCTCTAGCATTCTGCAAAACACTTGCAGCGCCTCTGGACCAAATCCATTCTGAGCATACCCTCCAATCATGGAACTCCATGAAACAAAATTTGCGTCAGACATCTCATCAAACAGTTTGCGGGCAACCTCGACGCGCCCTAATTTTGAATACACGTTGATGAGATAGTTACCCAGATATCTATCTACCTTAATGCCATTTGTGATCATGTGTTCATGTACCATCTGGGCTTCTGGCAAAGCCTTCTTTTCGAGACACAAATTTAATAGGGAACCGTAGGTACCTGGGTATATCCTGGTGCCATTTTTTCCCACGGTCTGTAAATGGTGAAGAGCTTCTTTCAATAAACCTTGTTTGCAGAGTTTAGTTACATGATAATTCTCGTCTATGTCGGCCATCAGAGCTGTTTCTCTCATAGCAACCCCCTTCACCTTGAATTGCCCACTTCTTTGTTTCTGTAAAAACTGCCCTCTGAATGTATTTGCATTGCCGTGCTTTATTTGCAATGAGGTAGTTTGACATGGCGAAGATGAAGTAACAGTCCAAGAAGACGCCCAGACTAACAATGCAGCCATGTCTGAGCTGATGAAATATTTTGATCTCTTTCTAAAAAGCACAGAGCTAAACCCATCTATCTAAAGAAGCTTAAATTTTCAATCCGTTTGGATAAGATCCACACCTCTGCCACAAGTATCATCACTCAATTCCTACCTTTCGTCTTTTTCAAATTTATCTAATTTCCAATGAATGATTAGGTACCATTGACTGTTACGATAGagtgattttttatttataaattaaaaatctcCAAATATGAGCCGTCTATTATTTTCGCTGACTGTGCGGCAAGGTGGGTATTAACTTTAAGTACACCACATATACCATGTATATACTTTAAGTTCACCACATATACCATGTATATATAGTACAAAGAGTTCTTATTATATATTCTTTTAACTTTTAACTTTAAATTTACTTATATCATGTATACATAGTACACATAGTTTTTGATTAAACATTAGATTTTTTAAACAttgttattattaaatatttttcttttttaatttatttattttaattataatatttatataaataatcaattttaatatatattaaatgaaaattCTTTAATATGACAAATACATATGAAGATAGTATGTTTAAACATTtgtctttttttaatttatttattttaattataatatttgtataaataattaattttaatatatattaaatgaaaattCTTTAATATGACAAATACATATGAAGATAGTATGTTTAAACATTtgtctttttttaatttatttattttaattataatatttgtataaataattaattttaatatatattaaatgaaaattCTTTAATATGACAAATACATATGAAGATAGTATGttttcaataaaaatatatttttttaactaCTTATTAATTTAATAtgtttaatataaattattaattttaaaaattgttatttttattaatatcTAGATTTCAATacattttaattttgcatttagttttttattttaattttgatttgaaatttgttttaattatttatgttgttttaagaaattacaaataataagtaaaatttattagaattaatttaatatttaattacttaTATTTTCACTTTAATTTATATGACATTAttgatatttaaattataataaatttaaaaattaagtttatgtttttctattatttattaatttaataagtttaatatttattatttttttgttagtatttgaaatttgatgtattttgactttgcatttaattcattttatttcaatttttaatttataattacttttgatttttttatgactaaatatttatatgaaataaaaataataattaaaagttattagaattaatttaatttataattatttgtcttattaaaatatcaatcaatcattgtataaaaattatattttgaatttttatttatataataaagtaaatttcaaattacaaaatataaattaaaagTTATAGAGTGAaagagtctctctctctctctctctctctctctctctctctctctctctctctctctctctctctctctctctcacacacacacacacacacacacacacacacatcttataTCTTTACCTTGTTATATCCTCATCTCCCCTCTCactgtctccctctttctatctccattCTATCCTACctatccctctctccccctctctcattaTCACTCAAAGTTTCTATATATCTCTACTTCTTTGCTatcatctctctatttctcttcctctctctccctttctatctctatcactcacacacacacacacaaacttcATGTTTCTCCCTCCCTAGTTTTACTTTTATATCTCCTTCTCACTCAAACACATAGACTCTTTgtttctccttccctctctctctagaTTACTTGTCTCTATTACCTTCTTTACCTCATATTATTGACCCCCTTATCTCTATATTACCTTCTCTCCCTCtgcctctatctatatctcattatcttcatctctctctagatTACTCGCtccatctatccctctctttcttttactctctctatctctccctctatttatcaCTTCCTGTATCTTTACCTTTCTATCTCCACATCTTcccatctccatcttcatctcttctTCCATCTATCActctttatatatttctctctctcaCCCCTCTAGCTTTCCCAAGTtacatctatctctctatctctccattgtATCCCCATTCCTCCATCTTTTTATCCCCActtctctctccctatcactcatTTCTATATCTATCTACTTTTtttttctccctctctatctattttatatattttctttctctctatccttctctctatatctctttatctTTCCCCTCTCTATCTCACCCTATAtacctctctctattacttgtctatgTCGCCTTGTTTCTCTCTAACTCTTGTTgatcctctatctctatctccctccctctctttatctatatctaatCATATCTACCTCTCCTATtttatctctctacttctctctatcttcactctctttctatctatatctctctacctctatacccctatctccatatctctctttGTGTTCCTCTATCTATTTCTATCTATACCTCTCTGCTTATATCTCCCTGTCTACCTCTATGTTCCTCtctatttatttctatctccctctTTTTGTATCGCTCCCTCTCTCCTTTATCTCCAACTccatctatatcttcctctttatctctacctccttatcactctctctcttttctcctatctcttacaaacacacacacacacacacacacacacacacactctatgTTTTTCCCTCCCTAAGTCTATTTCTATatatctctcacacacacacacacttcctaTTTCTTCCCCTCTATCTCTAACTATatttcccctctctatctctcttctctctatataTGTCTATGTTtccccctctctatctccatctatcTTTTTGCACTCcatatttgtgtttgtctctctATTAATTGTCTTTGTCATCTTTCTCTCTAACTCAtgtcctctctatctctatatccttgtctctcactccctctctctcttaTATTCACTCAATTTATCCTACTTTAGACCACTATCttcctatttctctctccctctatccttCTCTCTAGATCCTTCTATCCATACCTCTCTAccactatctctctccctatccctttctTTATTTACCTCACTCTATCTATATCactatctctttttctttttctttcttagtCTCTATTATTCACTAGACATCTAACCTACTTTATATCTCTCTC
The nucleotide sequence above comes from Cryptomeria japonica chromosome 11, Sugi_1.0, whole genome shotgun sequence. Encoded proteins:
- the LOC131026664 gene encoding pentatricopeptide repeat-containing protein At3g24000, mitochondrial, whose product is MAALLVWASSWTVTSSSPCQTTSLQIKHGNANTFRGQFLQKQRSGQFKVKGVAMRETALMADIDENYHVTKLCKQGLLKEALHHLQTVGKNGTRIYPGTYGSLLNLCLEKKALPEAQMVHEHMITNGIKVDRYLGNYLINVYSKLGRVEVARKLFDEMSDANFVSWSSMIGGYAQNGFGPEALQVFCRMLEANFFPNKIILASVFRACSNISMLETGKQVYAYVIKSGDSVQASTGCAVVNMFMKCGLSELARTVFDRLPEKTVMTWTAMIVGYIQNKNESEALRLFCEMLGTGMELDQFVFSSVLRACGSTLDLHLGKQMHGYIVKYGFQSDVSSATPLVDMYAKCNRIEDARQVFDRMSERNVVSWCAMMAGYVDKGDGEEALNIFKQMQRAGMKPNQFVFSSLFDACAKLAALEQGKQVHANFIKRVSNPYGEISLVNMYSRSGTIDDAQKIFNRMPERDVVAWTTLIVGYAQHGLGREALELFEKMQVAGVKPNHITFVGVLSACSHMGLVDEGWEYFNSMNGTYGIEPTVDHYACMVDILGRAGCLEEAEDLINQMPFEPNALVWRTLLGACRVHGNMELGKRAAECILKLEPEDDATYILLANMNSSIGNWDEAANIRKVMNKMGIKKKVGRSWIEVKNKVHTFVASDRSHPQTEEIYGKLDSLIKEMKEIGYVPDTSSALHDVEEHQKEHLVCHHSEKLAIAFGLISIAHDSPVLVFKNLRVCSDCHTASKLISKIEGREIVVRDAYRFHHFKDGVCSCKDYW